Proteins from a genomic interval of Cyprinus carpio isolate SPL01 chromosome A21, ASM1834038v1, whole genome shotgun sequence:
- the LOC122134737 gene encoding hydroxycarboxylic acid receptor 2-like has translation MNYSTGNFTPDTSTNSTTQSLGLIDCLEICVSSINFMFGLPTHSYVIWLIITGTGSGATSEFFILNLSVCEIGNCLNCLFYSVNYFISSITLLPQFLLGLVFTGRPLFQCLMCVERYLAVVHPVIFLKFKPLRYRVICCTVVWIITLGSCIYSVFCLISNIHYVFTWFFSLQFLLLFSIQLFCLVAVLRALKQSGPGERRKERNEENDIKRRAFYLILITSVSTFITHVSYIFTGFFSILKQNIQTLWFISMVCYALDGFVQPVLYLHRGGKLSCLCSL, from the coding sequence ATGAATTACTCTACAGGGAACTTCACACCTGACACATCTACAAACTCCACAACTCAGTCTCTTGGGCTAATAGACTGTCTGGAAATCTGTGTATCCAGCATCAATTTCATGTTTGGTCTTCCAACACACTCCTATGTGATCTGGCTCATCatcacaggaacaggaagtggagCTACATCAGAGTTCTTCATcctcaatctgtctgtctgtgagatTGGTAACTGTCTGAACTGTTTGTTTTatagtgtaaattattttatttcaagtatcaCATTGTTGCCACAATTTTTACTAGGACTGGTCTTCACTGgtcgtcctctgtttcagtgtctgatgtgtgttgagcgttacctggcagtggttcatcctgtaatTTTTCTAAAGTTTaaacctctcagatatagagtGATCTGCTGCACTGTGGTCTGGATAATCACTCTTGGATCCTGTATTTatagtgtgttttgtttgatctCAAATATCCATTATGTATTTACATGGTTCTTCTCGCTGCAGTTCCTTCTCCTCTTCTCcatccagttgttttgtcttgtagCTGTTCTTagagctctgaagcagtcaggaccaggagagagaaggaaagaaagaaatgaggAAAACGACATAAAGAGAAGAGCGTTTTATCTCATTCTTATAACTTCTGTAAGCACGTTTATCACACATGTCTCATATATTTTCACTGGATTCTTTAGCATTCTAAAGCAGAATATTCAAACACTTTGGTTCATTTCTATGGTTTGTTATGCGCTGGATGGTTTTGTTCAGCCTGTTCTTTATCTGCACCGTGGTGGAAAACTCTCTTGTCTCTGTTCTCTGTAA